A stretch of the Uranotaenia lowii strain MFRU-FL chromosome 3, ASM2978415v1, whole genome shotgun sequence genome encodes the following:
- the LOC129758752 gene encoding ribosomal protein S6 kinase 2 beta isoform X3 produces MPLANSVDPWREKIPHNIVGIESSSQDNAEMVVDEGYEVLLSQQAPQLDPAGQLASTNHHHLHLPQNLHQLHHHHHQLLPDDHHNQCHPMEGDGEAMDLDASGDASGMKSGDEQEFDIRDVVREGHDKADPSQFELLKVLGEGSFGKVFLVRKIVGKDAGTMYAMKVLKKATLKVKDRVRSTNERNILADVGHAFIVKLHYAFQTPGKLYLILDFLRGGDLFTRLSKEVMFTEEDVKFYLAELALALNHLHSLGIIYRDLKPENILLDQDGHIALTDFGLSKQPLDGSKTYSFCGTVEYMAPEVVNRKGHTFAADWWSFGVLMFEMLTGNLPFHGSNRNDTMNQILKTKLGMPENLSPEAQSLLRALFKRNPQNRLGVGPNGIDDIKRHEFFSNVDWDAFERKEVRPPFIPAVSRDDAFYFDTEYTNKSPKYIDSPGGPVSASAHEIFRGFSFIAPCLLDDIQNQMGPRAPFTNEIPGVKPVAFADEYAMMQELGRGTFSVCRLCENRTTKKHYAVKIIDKSGHDCREEVEILLRYGNHPNIVSLFSVHEDPTYVYLVMELLKGGELLDRILSIQYMSEVEASAVLKTVVSAVAYLHEHGVVHRDLKPSNLLYASANHTPESLKLCDLGFAKQLRADNGLLMTPCYTANFVAPEVLKKQGYDLACDIWSLGVLLYIMLDGKTPFASTPNDSPDMILARIGSGKVDLETGKWPNISEEVKELLRQMLHIVPQRRPTAAQILRHPWLSRSRLLYNQPGMMHPYQQQQQHLHSTTQSTMTMATGMMANATAALTGGDCTPAENPEAIKGAVHATFRAISSPQAANLGPVGMSDLARRRKDKLNNS; encoded by the exons TCATCGTCCCAGGATAATGCCGAGATGGTCGTCGACGAGGGCTACGAGGTGTTGCTCAGCCAGCAGGCTCCCCAGCTTGACCCGGCCGGGCAGTTGGCCAGCACCAATCATCACCACCTGCACCTGCCCCAGAACCTGCATCAGCTGCATCATCACCACCATCAGCTGCTTCCGGATGATCACCACAACCAGTGCCACCCGATGGAGGGGGACGGGGAAGCCATGGATCTGGACGCATCCGGGGATGCTTCCGGAATGAAATCGGGCGATGAGCAGGAGTTCGACATCCGGGATGTGGTCCGCGAGGGTCACGACAAAGCTGACCCCTCACAGTTCGAATTGCTCAAGGTACTCGGCGAGGGTTCCTTCGGAAAAGTATTTTTAGTTAGGAAAATCGTTGGAAAGGATGCgggtactatgtatgccatgaaa gTATTAAAGAAAGCCACCCTCAAAGTGAAGGATCGAGTTCGGAGTACCAACGAGCGAAACATTCTGGCTGACGTTGGTCATGCATTTATTGTGAAGCTGCACTATGCCTTCCAGACGCCCGGAAAGCTGTATCTGATACTGGACTTCCTGCGGGGCGGGGATTTGTTCACCCGGCTCAGTAAGGAGGTGATGTTTACCGAGGAGGACGTCAAGTTCTACCTGGCCGAGCTGGCGTTGGCGTTGAACCATCTGCACAGTCTCGGCATCATCTATAGGGACCTGAAGCCGGAGAATATTTTGTTGGATCAG GACGGACACATAGCTTTAACCGATTTCGGACTCTCGAAGCAACCCCTGGACGGATCCAAAACGTACAGTTTCTGCGGCACCGTCGAGTACATGGCCCCCGAGGTCGTCAACCGAAAGGGCCACACCTTCGCCGCAGATTGGTGGTCCTTTGGGGTTCTAATG TTTGAGATGCTGACGGGCAACCTTCCCTTCCACGGTAGCAATCGTAACGATACGATGAACCAGATCCTGAAAACCAAACTTGGGATGCCAGAAAATCTGAGCCCGGAGGCTCAGAGTTTGTTGCGGGCCCTGTTCAAACGCAATCCCCAGAATCGGTTGGGGGTTGGCCCAAACGGTATCGACGACATCAAGCGGCACGAGTTCTTCTCTAACGTCGATTGGGATGCGTTCGAGCGGAAGGAGGTGCGACCCCCCTTCATTCCGGCCGTTTCCCGCGACGATGCGTTTTACTTTGACACGGAGTACACCAACAAATCGCCCAAGTATAT agatTCCCCCGGTGGTCCTGTTAGTGCGAGTGCCCATGAGATCTTCCGCGGATTCAGTTTTATAGCGCCCTGTTTGCTGGACGACATTCAGAATCAGATGGGTCCCAGGGCACCGTTTACGAACGAAATTCCTGGTGTCAAACCGGTCGCCTTTGCCGATGAGTACGCAATGATGCAGGAGCTGGGTCGGGGAACGTTTTCCGTTTGTCGGTTGTGTGAGAATCGTACCACCAAGAAGCATTACGCCGTTAAG ATTATCGACAAATCCGGTCACGATTGTCGAGAGGAAGTGGAAATTCTACTGCGATACGGCAATCATCCGAACATCGTGTCTCTGTTCAGTGTCCACGAGGACCCCACTTATGTGTACCTGGTAATGGAGTTGCTAAAGGGAGGGGAGCTGCTGGATCGAATCTTGTCCATCCAATACATGTCGGAGGTTGAGGCCAGTGCGGTCCTGAAAACGGTCGTATCGGCCGTTGCTTATCTGCATGAGCATGGGGTCGTCCACAGGGACCTGAAGCCCTCGAATCTGTTGTACGCATCCGCCAATCATACTCCGGAATCGCTGAAACTGTGCGATCTCGGATTTGCCAAGCAGCTTCGGGCTGACAACGGTTTGCTCATGACCCCATGCTATACGGCCAACTTTGTAGCGCCCGAAGTGCTTAAGAAGCAAGGTTACGATCTAGCGTGTGACATTTGGTCCCTCGGGGTGCTGCTGTACATAATGCTTGATGGTAAAACTCCTTTCGCAAGCACTCCGAACGATTCTCCGGATATGATTCTGGCCCGGATAGGATCCGGGAAGGTCGATCTGGAAACAGGG AAATGGCCCAACATCAGCGAGGAGGTCAAGGAACTGCTCCGGCAGATGCTCCACATTGTGCCACAGCGACGTCCAACGGCGGCCCAGATCCTACGGCATCCGTGGCTGTCCCGGTCCCGGTTGTTGTACAACCAGCCGGGCATGATGCATCCctatcagcagcaacagcaacatctGCATTCGACAACGCAGTCCACCATGACGATGGCCACCGGAATGATGGCCAATGCGACGGCTGCCCTCACTGGGGGAGATTGTACCCCGGCCGAGAATCCGGAAGCCATCAAGGGAGCCGTTCACGCCACCTTCCGTGCCATTTCATCGCCGCAGGCCGCCAACCTCGGGCCGGTAGGGATGTCCGATCTGGCCCGGAGACGGAAAGACAAACTGAATAACTCGTAA
- the LOC129758752 gene encoding ribosomal protein S6 kinase 2 beta isoform X2: MERENPAQHRRYRAHGVSNSISGLRIVSSSSQDNAEMVVDEGYEVLLSQQAPQLDPAGQLASTNHHHLHLPQNLHQLHHHHHQLLPDDHHNQCHPMEGDGEAMDLDASGDASGMKSGDEQEFDIRDVVREGHDKADPSQFELLKVLGEGSFGKVFLVRKIVGKDAGTMYAMKVLKKATLKVKDRVRSTNERNILADVGHAFIVKLHYAFQTPGKLYLILDFLRGGDLFTRLSKEVMFTEEDVKFYLAELALALNHLHSLGIIYRDLKPENILLDQDGHIALTDFGLSKQPLDGSKTYSFCGTVEYMAPEVVNRKGHTFAADWWSFGVLMFEMLTGNLPFHGSNRNDTMNQILKTKLGMPENLSPEAQSLLRALFKRNPQNRLGVGPNGIDDIKRHEFFSNVDWDAFERKEVRPPFIPAVSRDDAFYFDTEYTNKSPKDSPGGPVSASAHEIFRGFSFIAPCLLDDIQNQMGPRAPFTNEIPGVKPVAFADEYAMMQELGRGTFSVCRLCENRTTKKHYAVKIIDKSGHDCREEVEILLRYGNHPNIVSLFSVHEDPTYVYLVMELLKGGELLDRILSIQYMSEVEASAVLKTVVSAVAYLHEHGVVHRDLKPSNLLYASANHTPESLKLCDLGFAKQLRADNGLLMTPCYTANFVAPEVLKKQGYDLACDIWSLGVLLYIMLDGKTPFASTPNDSPDMILARIGSGKVDLETGKWPNISEEVKELLRQMLHIVPQRRPTAAQILRHPWLSRSRLLYNQPGMMHPYQQQQQHLHSTTQSTMTMATGMMANATAALTGGDCTPAENPEAIKGAVHATFRAISSPQAANLGPVGMSDLARRRKDKLNNS, translated from the exons TCATCGTCCCAGGATAATGCCGAGATGGTCGTCGACGAGGGCTACGAGGTGTTGCTCAGCCAGCAGGCTCCCCAGCTTGACCCGGCCGGGCAGTTGGCCAGCACCAATCATCACCACCTGCACCTGCCCCAGAACCTGCATCAGCTGCATCATCACCACCATCAGCTGCTTCCGGATGATCACCACAACCAGTGCCACCCGATGGAGGGGGACGGGGAAGCCATGGATCTGGACGCATCCGGGGATGCTTCCGGAATGAAATCGGGCGATGAGCAGGAGTTCGACATCCGGGATGTGGTCCGCGAGGGTCACGACAAAGCTGACCCCTCACAGTTCGAATTGCTCAAGGTACTCGGCGAGGGTTCCTTCGGAAAAGTATTTTTAGTTAGGAAAATCGTTGGAAAGGATGCgggtactatgtatgccatgaaa gTATTAAAGAAAGCCACCCTCAAAGTGAAGGATCGAGTTCGGAGTACCAACGAGCGAAACATTCTGGCTGACGTTGGTCATGCATTTATTGTGAAGCTGCACTATGCCTTCCAGACGCCCGGAAAGCTGTATCTGATACTGGACTTCCTGCGGGGCGGGGATTTGTTCACCCGGCTCAGTAAGGAGGTGATGTTTACCGAGGAGGACGTCAAGTTCTACCTGGCCGAGCTGGCGTTGGCGTTGAACCATCTGCACAGTCTCGGCATCATCTATAGGGACCTGAAGCCGGAGAATATTTTGTTGGATCAG GACGGACACATAGCTTTAACCGATTTCGGACTCTCGAAGCAACCCCTGGACGGATCCAAAACGTACAGTTTCTGCGGCACCGTCGAGTACATGGCCCCCGAGGTCGTCAACCGAAAGGGCCACACCTTCGCCGCAGATTGGTGGTCCTTTGGGGTTCTAATG TTTGAGATGCTGACGGGCAACCTTCCCTTCCACGGTAGCAATCGTAACGATACGATGAACCAGATCCTGAAAACCAAACTTGGGATGCCAGAAAATCTGAGCCCGGAGGCTCAGAGTTTGTTGCGGGCCCTGTTCAAACGCAATCCCCAGAATCGGTTGGGGGTTGGCCCAAACGGTATCGACGACATCAAGCGGCACGAGTTCTTCTCTAACGTCGATTGGGATGCGTTCGAGCGGAAGGAGGTGCGACCCCCCTTCATTCCGGCCGTTTCCCGCGACGATGCGTTTTACTTTGACACGGAGTACACCAACAAATCGCCCAA agatTCCCCCGGTGGTCCTGTTAGTGCGAGTGCCCATGAGATCTTCCGCGGATTCAGTTTTATAGCGCCCTGTTTGCTGGACGACATTCAGAATCAGATGGGTCCCAGGGCACCGTTTACGAACGAAATTCCTGGTGTCAAACCGGTCGCCTTTGCCGATGAGTACGCAATGATGCAGGAGCTGGGTCGGGGAACGTTTTCCGTTTGTCGGTTGTGTGAGAATCGTACCACCAAGAAGCATTACGCCGTTAAG ATTATCGACAAATCCGGTCACGATTGTCGAGAGGAAGTGGAAATTCTACTGCGATACGGCAATCATCCGAACATCGTGTCTCTGTTCAGTGTCCACGAGGACCCCACTTATGTGTACCTGGTAATGGAGTTGCTAAAGGGAGGGGAGCTGCTGGATCGAATCTTGTCCATCCAATACATGTCGGAGGTTGAGGCCAGTGCGGTCCTGAAAACGGTCGTATCGGCCGTTGCTTATCTGCATGAGCATGGGGTCGTCCACAGGGACCTGAAGCCCTCGAATCTGTTGTACGCATCCGCCAATCATACTCCGGAATCGCTGAAACTGTGCGATCTCGGATTTGCCAAGCAGCTTCGGGCTGACAACGGTTTGCTCATGACCCCATGCTATACGGCCAACTTTGTAGCGCCCGAAGTGCTTAAGAAGCAAGGTTACGATCTAGCGTGTGACATTTGGTCCCTCGGGGTGCTGCTGTACATAATGCTTGATGGTAAAACTCCTTTCGCAAGCACTCCGAACGATTCTCCGGATATGATTCTGGCCCGGATAGGATCCGGGAAGGTCGATCTGGAAACAGGG AAATGGCCCAACATCAGCGAGGAGGTCAAGGAACTGCTCCGGCAGATGCTCCACATTGTGCCACAGCGACGTCCAACGGCGGCCCAGATCCTACGGCATCCGTGGCTGTCCCGGTCCCGGTTGTTGTACAACCAGCCGGGCATGATGCATCCctatcagcagcaacagcaacatctGCATTCGACAACGCAGTCCACCATGACGATGGCCACCGGAATGATGGCCAATGCGACGGCTGCCCTCACTGGGGGAGATTGTACCCCGGCCGAGAATCCGGAAGCCATCAAGGGAGCCGTTCACGCCACCTTCCGTGCCATTTCATCGCCGCAGGCCGCCAACCTCGGGCCGGTAGGGATGTCCGATCTGGCCCGGAGACGGAAAGACAAACTGAATAACTCGTAA
- the LOC129758752 gene encoding ribosomal protein S6 kinase 2 beta isoform X1 has translation MERENPAQHRRYRAHGVSNSISGLRIVSSSSQDNAEMVVDEGYEVLLSQQAPQLDPAGQLASTNHHHLHLPQNLHQLHHHHHQLLPDDHHNQCHPMEGDGEAMDLDASGDASGMKSGDEQEFDIRDVVREGHDKADPSQFELLKVLGEGSFGKVFLVRKIVGKDAGTMYAMKVLKKATLKVKDRVRSTNERNILADVGHAFIVKLHYAFQTPGKLYLILDFLRGGDLFTRLSKEVMFTEEDVKFYLAELALALNHLHSLGIIYRDLKPENILLDQDGHIALTDFGLSKQPLDGSKTYSFCGTVEYMAPEVVNRKGHTFAADWWSFGVLMFEMLTGNLPFHGSNRNDTMNQILKTKLGMPENLSPEAQSLLRALFKRNPQNRLGVGPNGIDDIKRHEFFSNVDWDAFERKEVRPPFIPAVSRDDAFYFDTEYTNKSPKYIDSPGGPVSASAHEIFRGFSFIAPCLLDDIQNQMGPRAPFTNEIPGVKPVAFADEYAMMQELGRGTFSVCRLCENRTTKKHYAVKIIDKSGHDCREEVEILLRYGNHPNIVSLFSVHEDPTYVYLVMELLKGGELLDRILSIQYMSEVEASAVLKTVVSAVAYLHEHGVVHRDLKPSNLLYASANHTPESLKLCDLGFAKQLRADNGLLMTPCYTANFVAPEVLKKQGYDLACDIWSLGVLLYIMLDGKTPFASTPNDSPDMILARIGSGKVDLETGKWPNISEEVKELLRQMLHIVPQRRPTAAQILRHPWLSRSRLLYNQPGMMHPYQQQQQHLHSTTQSTMTMATGMMANATAALTGGDCTPAENPEAIKGAVHATFRAISSPQAANLGPVGMSDLARRRKDKLNNS, from the exons TCATCGTCCCAGGATAATGCCGAGATGGTCGTCGACGAGGGCTACGAGGTGTTGCTCAGCCAGCAGGCTCCCCAGCTTGACCCGGCCGGGCAGTTGGCCAGCACCAATCATCACCACCTGCACCTGCCCCAGAACCTGCATCAGCTGCATCATCACCACCATCAGCTGCTTCCGGATGATCACCACAACCAGTGCCACCCGATGGAGGGGGACGGGGAAGCCATGGATCTGGACGCATCCGGGGATGCTTCCGGAATGAAATCGGGCGATGAGCAGGAGTTCGACATCCGGGATGTGGTCCGCGAGGGTCACGACAAAGCTGACCCCTCACAGTTCGAATTGCTCAAGGTACTCGGCGAGGGTTCCTTCGGAAAAGTATTTTTAGTTAGGAAAATCGTTGGAAAGGATGCgggtactatgtatgccatgaaa gTATTAAAGAAAGCCACCCTCAAAGTGAAGGATCGAGTTCGGAGTACCAACGAGCGAAACATTCTGGCTGACGTTGGTCATGCATTTATTGTGAAGCTGCACTATGCCTTCCAGACGCCCGGAAAGCTGTATCTGATACTGGACTTCCTGCGGGGCGGGGATTTGTTCACCCGGCTCAGTAAGGAGGTGATGTTTACCGAGGAGGACGTCAAGTTCTACCTGGCCGAGCTGGCGTTGGCGTTGAACCATCTGCACAGTCTCGGCATCATCTATAGGGACCTGAAGCCGGAGAATATTTTGTTGGATCAG GACGGACACATAGCTTTAACCGATTTCGGACTCTCGAAGCAACCCCTGGACGGATCCAAAACGTACAGTTTCTGCGGCACCGTCGAGTACATGGCCCCCGAGGTCGTCAACCGAAAGGGCCACACCTTCGCCGCAGATTGGTGGTCCTTTGGGGTTCTAATG TTTGAGATGCTGACGGGCAACCTTCCCTTCCACGGTAGCAATCGTAACGATACGATGAACCAGATCCTGAAAACCAAACTTGGGATGCCAGAAAATCTGAGCCCGGAGGCTCAGAGTTTGTTGCGGGCCCTGTTCAAACGCAATCCCCAGAATCGGTTGGGGGTTGGCCCAAACGGTATCGACGACATCAAGCGGCACGAGTTCTTCTCTAACGTCGATTGGGATGCGTTCGAGCGGAAGGAGGTGCGACCCCCCTTCATTCCGGCCGTTTCCCGCGACGATGCGTTTTACTTTGACACGGAGTACACCAACAAATCGCCCAAGTATAT agatTCCCCCGGTGGTCCTGTTAGTGCGAGTGCCCATGAGATCTTCCGCGGATTCAGTTTTATAGCGCCCTGTTTGCTGGACGACATTCAGAATCAGATGGGTCCCAGGGCACCGTTTACGAACGAAATTCCTGGTGTCAAACCGGTCGCCTTTGCCGATGAGTACGCAATGATGCAGGAGCTGGGTCGGGGAACGTTTTCCGTTTGTCGGTTGTGTGAGAATCGTACCACCAAGAAGCATTACGCCGTTAAG ATTATCGACAAATCCGGTCACGATTGTCGAGAGGAAGTGGAAATTCTACTGCGATACGGCAATCATCCGAACATCGTGTCTCTGTTCAGTGTCCACGAGGACCCCACTTATGTGTACCTGGTAATGGAGTTGCTAAAGGGAGGGGAGCTGCTGGATCGAATCTTGTCCATCCAATACATGTCGGAGGTTGAGGCCAGTGCGGTCCTGAAAACGGTCGTATCGGCCGTTGCTTATCTGCATGAGCATGGGGTCGTCCACAGGGACCTGAAGCCCTCGAATCTGTTGTACGCATCCGCCAATCATACTCCGGAATCGCTGAAACTGTGCGATCTCGGATTTGCCAAGCAGCTTCGGGCTGACAACGGTTTGCTCATGACCCCATGCTATACGGCCAACTTTGTAGCGCCCGAAGTGCTTAAGAAGCAAGGTTACGATCTAGCGTGTGACATTTGGTCCCTCGGGGTGCTGCTGTACATAATGCTTGATGGTAAAACTCCTTTCGCAAGCACTCCGAACGATTCTCCGGATATGATTCTGGCCCGGATAGGATCCGGGAAGGTCGATCTGGAAACAGGG AAATGGCCCAACATCAGCGAGGAGGTCAAGGAACTGCTCCGGCAGATGCTCCACATTGTGCCACAGCGACGTCCAACGGCGGCCCAGATCCTACGGCATCCGTGGCTGTCCCGGTCCCGGTTGTTGTACAACCAGCCGGGCATGATGCATCCctatcagcagcaacagcaacatctGCATTCGACAACGCAGTCCACCATGACGATGGCCACCGGAATGATGGCCAATGCGACGGCTGCCCTCACTGGGGGAGATTGTACCCCGGCCGAGAATCCGGAAGCCATCAAGGGAGCCGTTCACGCCACCTTCCGTGCCATTTCATCGCCGCAGGCCGCCAACCTCGGGCCGGTAGGGATGTCCGATCTGGCCCGGAGACGGAAAGACAAACTGAATAACTCGTAA
- the LOC129758752 gene encoding ribosomal protein S6 kinase 2 beta isoform X4 has protein sequence MVVDEGYEVLLSQQAPQLDPAGQLASTNHHHLHLPQNLHQLHHHHHQLLPDDHHNQCHPMEGDGEAMDLDASGDASGMKSGDEQEFDIRDVVREGHDKADPSQFELLKVLGEGSFGKVFLVRKIVGKDAGTMYAMKVLKKATLKVKDRVRSTNERNILADVGHAFIVKLHYAFQTPGKLYLILDFLRGGDLFTRLSKEVMFTEEDVKFYLAELALALNHLHSLGIIYRDLKPENILLDQDGHIALTDFGLSKQPLDGSKTYSFCGTVEYMAPEVVNRKGHTFAADWWSFGVLMFEMLTGNLPFHGSNRNDTMNQILKTKLGMPENLSPEAQSLLRALFKRNPQNRLGVGPNGIDDIKRHEFFSNVDWDAFERKEVRPPFIPAVSRDDAFYFDTEYTNKSPKYIDSPGGPVSASAHEIFRGFSFIAPCLLDDIQNQMGPRAPFTNEIPGVKPVAFADEYAMMQELGRGTFSVCRLCENRTTKKHYAVKIIDKSGHDCREEVEILLRYGNHPNIVSLFSVHEDPTYVYLVMELLKGGELLDRILSIQYMSEVEASAVLKTVVSAVAYLHEHGVVHRDLKPSNLLYASANHTPESLKLCDLGFAKQLRADNGLLMTPCYTANFVAPEVLKKQGYDLACDIWSLGVLLYIMLDGKTPFASTPNDSPDMILARIGSGKVDLETGKWPNISEEVKELLRQMLHIVPQRRPTAAQILRHPWLSRSRLLYNQPGMMHPYQQQQQHLHSTTQSTMTMATGMMANATAALTGGDCTPAENPEAIKGAVHATFRAISSPQAANLGPVGMSDLARRRKDKLNNS, from the exons ATGGTCGTCGACGAGGGCTACGAGGTGTTGCTCAGCCAGCAGGCTCCCCAGCTTGACCCGGCCGGGCAGTTGGCCAGCACCAATCATCACCACCTGCACCTGCCCCAGAACCTGCATCAGCTGCATCATCACCACCATCAGCTGCTTCCGGATGATCACCACAACCAGTGCCACCCGATGGAGGGGGACGGGGAAGCCATGGATCTGGACGCATCCGGGGATGCTTCCGGAATGAAATCGGGCGATGAGCAGGAGTTCGACATCCGGGATGTGGTCCGCGAGGGTCACGACAAAGCTGACCCCTCACAGTTCGAATTGCTCAAGGTACTCGGCGAGGGTTCCTTCGGAAAAGTATTTTTAGTTAGGAAAATCGTTGGAAAGGATGCgggtactatgtatgccatgaaa gTATTAAAGAAAGCCACCCTCAAAGTGAAGGATCGAGTTCGGAGTACCAACGAGCGAAACATTCTGGCTGACGTTGGTCATGCATTTATTGTGAAGCTGCACTATGCCTTCCAGACGCCCGGAAAGCTGTATCTGATACTGGACTTCCTGCGGGGCGGGGATTTGTTCACCCGGCTCAGTAAGGAGGTGATGTTTACCGAGGAGGACGTCAAGTTCTACCTGGCCGAGCTGGCGTTGGCGTTGAACCATCTGCACAGTCTCGGCATCATCTATAGGGACCTGAAGCCGGAGAATATTTTGTTGGATCAG GACGGACACATAGCTTTAACCGATTTCGGACTCTCGAAGCAACCCCTGGACGGATCCAAAACGTACAGTTTCTGCGGCACCGTCGAGTACATGGCCCCCGAGGTCGTCAACCGAAAGGGCCACACCTTCGCCGCAGATTGGTGGTCCTTTGGGGTTCTAATG TTTGAGATGCTGACGGGCAACCTTCCCTTCCACGGTAGCAATCGTAACGATACGATGAACCAGATCCTGAAAACCAAACTTGGGATGCCAGAAAATCTGAGCCCGGAGGCTCAGAGTTTGTTGCGGGCCCTGTTCAAACGCAATCCCCAGAATCGGTTGGGGGTTGGCCCAAACGGTATCGACGACATCAAGCGGCACGAGTTCTTCTCTAACGTCGATTGGGATGCGTTCGAGCGGAAGGAGGTGCGACCCCCCTTCATTCCGGCCGTTTCCCGCGACGATGCGTTTTACTTTGACACGGAGTACACCAACAAATCGCCCAAGTATAT agatTCCCCCGGTGGTCCTGTTAGTGCGAGTGCCCATGAGATCTTCCGCGGATTCAGTTTTATAGCGCCCTGTTTGCTGGACGACATTCAGAATCAGATGGGTCCCAGGGCACCGTTTACGAACGAAATTCCTGGTGTCAAACCGGTCGCCTTTGCCGATGAGTACGCAATGATGCAGGAGCTGGGTCGGGGAACGTTTTCCGTTTGTCGGTTGTGTGAGAATCGTACCACCAAGAAGCATTACGCCGTTAAG ATTATCGACAAATCCGGTCACGATTGTCGAGAGGAAGTGGAAATTCTACTGCGATACGGCAATCATCCGAACATCGTGTCTCTGTTCAGTGTCCACGAGGACCCCACTTATGTGTACCTGGTAATGGAGTTGCTAAAGGGAGGGGAGCTGCTGGATCGAATCTTGTCCATCCAATACATGTCGGAGGTTGAGGCCAGTGCGGTCCTGAAAACGGTCGTATCGGCCGTTGCTTATCTGCATGAGCATGGGGTCGTCCACAGGGACCTGAAGCCCTCGAATCTGTTGTACGCATCCGCCAATCATACTCCGGAATCGCTGAAACTGTGCGATCTCGGATTTGCCAAGCAGCTTCGGGCTGACAACGGTTTGCTCATGACCCCATGCTATACGGCCAACTTTGTAGCGCCCGAAGTGCTTAAGAAGCAAGGTTACGATCTAGCGTGTGACATTTGGTCCCTCGGGGTGCTGCTGTACATAATGCTTGATGGTAAAACTCCTTTCGCAAGCACTCCGAACGATTCTCCGGATATGATTCTGGCCCGGATAGGATCCGGGAAGGTCGATCTGGAAACAGGG AAATGGCCCAACATCAGCGAGGAGGTCAAGGAACTGCTCCGGCAGATGCTCCACATTGTGCCACAGCGACGTCCAACGGCGGCCCAGATCCTACGGCATCCGTGGCTGTCCCGGTCCCGGTTGTTGTACAACCAGCCGGGCATGATGCATCCctatcagcagcaacagcaacatctGCATTCGACAACGCAGTCCACCATGACGATGGCCACCGGAATGATGGCCAATGCGACGGCTGCCCTCACTGGGGGAGATTGTACCCCGGCCGAGAATCCGGAAGCCATCAAGGGAGCCGTTCACGCCACCTTCCGTGCCATTTCATCGCCGCAGGCCGCCAACCTCGGGCCGGTAGGGATGTCCGATCTGGCCCGGAGACGGAAAGACAAACTGAATAACTCGTAA